Part of the Maridesulfovibrio sp. genome, CTGTTCTTCAAGGAGTTGAAGGACGTTTCTGATGAAGATGTATTTTTCGATCCTCCGGTAAGTGGAGAGGATAAAATCAAGGGTTATACGGTCTTGCGGGATGTCTTTGGTGAACCTTTGGTGCTTTTGGGCTTGGGCATGAATCGCGATGCCTATGAGGTCGGAAGTTCCATGTTTAAGGTTTTTCTGATTTTCATGTGCAGCGCTCTTTTGCTTCTTGGTATTGCTGCTACTTTCGTGCTCAATAGGTATTTTATCTCCCGGGTTAAGAGGGTTCAGGAGCAGTTACGCGGTGAGTATTTTATAGGTCCTGAACAAAGGATTCTCAGGTTGAGCGGAAACGACGAGCTTAGTGATTTGTCAGAATCAATAAACGATATTTTGGTGCTGCTGCAGGAAGAAAAAGCAAAGGCTGAAACCGCCAGCAGGGTGAAAACTGAGTTTTTAGCCAATATGAGTCATGAGATCAGGACTCCCATGCATTCGATACTTGGAATGGTGGAGTTGCTTAAAGAAACTAATGTGGATGAGGAACAGCGGGAATTCTTAAATATTGCCGGGGCCGCCGGTGAGAATCTGCTTGAGATAATAAATGATGTTCTTGAAATTTCGAAAATCGAAGCCGGACATTTGCAAATAGAGAGACATGAGTTTCTGCTTCGCGAGGTGGTGGAAAGAGTGGTGGCTGTTTTTGCTGTGGATGCTGCCCGCAAGGGATTGAAGGTCGTTTGTCATATTGATGAGGACGTACCTGAGAATGTTATCGGGGATGCCACCCGGCTCAGGCAGGTTTTAAACAACTTGATCAGTAACGCGGTCAAATTCACCAGCGAAGGTACAATTGTAGTTTCTGTTTATTGGGATTCCGGGAAGCTTATCTTTGCAGTTAAGGATGATGGGATCGGTATTCCGTCAGACAAAATCAACTATATATTTGAAAGTTTCACTCAGGCAGATTCTTCAACCTCCCGTAAGTACGGAGGCACAGGCCTTGGTTTGCCCATTTCACGTAAGCTGATAGGCATGATGGGTGGGGAAATTTTTGTGTGCAGCAGTGTGGGGGAGGGAACTACCTTTCGTTTTTATGTAAATCTTGGCAGTGTTTCTGTTAGCGCTATTGATTGATATGATTATTGTTGTGGTTCTGTATTGATACAGGTAATATAAGATTTAACTGGTAATGAAGTGTAGATAAAAAACCTGTGAGGTTCAGATGTCAGATTTACTCGGTTTGATTGCGGTGTTCGCAGTCGTTTTCATCATCGTGAAAGTGGTGATCCCCAAAATGGGAATATCTCCGTGACAGATCGGTAAAGGACCCCGTGAGGGTTCCAACGGTAAAAACGGTGGTTGCGGAGGCAAATAATAGATGCCTGTCTACGAGTGTAAGTGCACGGAATAATAATTAAAAATCCCCGATTCTTTTGAGTCGGGGATTTTTTGTTGAAATCTAACAATATGCCTGTCGCATGCAATCAATAAGTGTCTTGATTCGGCAGTCATAGGTATGTTCTGCCAGTATTCTTTTGCGGGCGGCCTTTACTATATCTTTGCGCGCAGTTTCGTCGTTCAGATATTTGTCGATCAGTTGCGGAATTTCCTCCAGCGAATTGTAAACAGCGATTTCCTTGCCCGGTTCAAACAGCCTTTCCATCTGGTAACGGTGGTCGGTGAGGATAAATCCATTACAGGCAGGGACATCAAATACCCGCTGGTTTACAGCTCCTTTCATCTGTTGACTGGTGCAGTTGAAATTTATTTTGGAGCAGGGGTAGAAGCGGGGTAAATCCTCGTAGTAGGAAAGCTCGCTATGGTATTCCCATGTGGATTCATTTGCCAGTAGTTGCTTCCATCCGTCGTCGCCAACAATCATGGGATTGAAATCCAGAGTCTGCTTTACGCAGGAAAGACGGTATTCGAGCGTTGCCTGCCAGATAACCAGAGTTTCAAAGGCAAGTTTGCGGTGGGGAATTACGAGGGCCTCGTATTCAGGGATAAGTTCCGGGTACTTGTTTTCCAGAAAATTTACGACTGAATGTTCATTACTTTCGCCGAAAGCATGGGCGACTTCTTGATATTTTTCAGCCAGCAGCCCGGAGATTCTGGCGACTTCCATCCTTTTGGCTGTCTTATGGACCATGGAGTTGCCCACAAAGGTAATATCCCGCGCCCACTTACTTTCCGTGCATCCCTTGGAGGGGAGGAATCGAGTTTGGTCGGTTCCCAGCGGCAAGTGGAAAATTTTGTTGAACCCCATTTCCCGCAGGGAGTCCATGCGGTCTGCATCCCATGTGAAGATGGTCGTGTTTTCAGTGGCTTGCGTTTGATAAAGGGGCAGAGTCAGCAGGGGATTGTCCACAAACCATGAGGCCAGCGGCAATTGAAATTTATGGAGGAGGGTGTTCAGGACTCCTTCCTGATCAACTCCAAGATGGTTGACCGTAAGCACAAAGTCTGGCCTGAAAGTGTTGATGGCAGATGAAACTCTAGCCACAAATTGTTCCAGTTCCATCTCTTTGGCGTCCATGTTGATGAACATGTGCGGCACACCCTGACGCTGGCAGGCAGCTACGATTTCCCCCATGAGGAAATATTGGCTGGTTAAGAGCAGGATTCTAGGTTTCTCATTTAGAAACTTGGGCCAGACAGGGAATTCAACCGCCTTGCCTTCCTGTTCGATGAGAAGTTTTTCTGTCTGGCTGTAGAAGGGAGATAAGCGCAGGTAAAAAGGATTTTTGAGCAGTTGGATTTCTTTACCGGAGGTGGAAGCCAGTTCCCTTATGTGCGCTGCAGCGTTTTGAGGGGAAGTTGTATTGATCCAGATTACCCTGGGATTTTTGCGAAGTTCTTCTTTCAAACCGCTGGCAGCTAGAATTTCTGTTTCGCAGTCAAGGATGATCAGGGGGCGGGTATTGTGTTTAAGAAGTTCCTGCGCGGTGACGCCGATGCCGGAACCGACCAGCAGGGGAATTTTACTGTCATCCAGTTGTGCGGCAAGCTCTTCTTCACGGCGCTGCCCGTATTTGCCCCACATGTGTTTTGTCCTACCGTCTGAGGTGATACGGATATCGGTAAGAACTGTTCCGTTCCGGATGGCTTCTGCTTCGTAATTTGTGCTCATTAGAAGATACCTACCACGAGTCACGGGCCGGTTTATGGTAGAAGAATTCAAGTCTCCTGTTTTTGCGCATATTTGCTGGTGAGTCGTTTTTTACCAGCGGCTGCGTATCAGCATAGCCAACGGCTTTGAGCCGTTTTGGGGCTATCCCGCCTTGTTCAACGATATAGCGCAATGCACTTGCGGCTCTTGCTGACGAAAGCTCCCAGTTAGTGGGGAATTTTTTGGAATGGATTTCGGTATTGTCCGTATGCCCCCGGACCACAAGGTTATAGTTGTGGTCTTTCAGGATACTGATCACCTTGTCCAAAACCTTATGCGCTTCCGGCTTGAGGGTTGCCGATCCCGGCTCAAAAAGAGAAGCCGAATCTGTATTGACCAGAACACCATCCTGATCAGCTTTCACCCCGGAGGATTTGCGGGTAGCATCTTCTTCATCCAATAGGGCCTTGATACGCAAAACCAGACCCAGCAAGCGCTTATCGTTGCTGTCCATTTTGACTTCTTTGCGTTTCAGGTCTGACGGTGTCAGGGCAAGATTATCTTCTTCCTTGCGTTCCATCTGTACCCCGAAGGCATCTTTGATCGAACCGAGCAGTTCCTTGAATTTATCAAGGTCATTGTTCGCAAAAGAAAGCAGGAGGACAAAAAAGCAGAGCAGAAGGGTTACCATATCCGCGAATGTTGCCATCCACGGCGGAAGACCTTCTTCCGGTGGCGGATCATTATTCTTTGGTTTTATGATAACTACTTTGGCCATGAGGCTGCCTTTCCATTATGCCGAAGCATCTCGCAGGGTCGGGGCAAGGAAGGCCTGCAGTTTTTCTTTTACGATGGAGGGGTGTTCTCCTTTTTGGATGGAGACAACACCTTCAACCATGATTTCCATGTATGAGGCTTCTTCGATGGAACGTTCTTCAAGCTTTTTGGCCAAGGGCAGGAAAATGACGTTGGCCAGAACGGAACCGTAAAGTGTTGTCAGCAAGGCAACCGCCATTGCAGGACCGATGGCATCGGGATCACTGAGGTTTGAAAGCATCTGTACCAGACCGATCAGCGTACCGATCATTCCAAAGGCCGGGGCCATGGCACCCATTCCTTTCATGACAGCCTGTCCTTGAAAATGTCGTTTCTTCATGGCGTCAATTTCAAATTCCATGATCGCCCGGACGAGGTCTCCATCTGTTCCGTCAGCAACAAGAATGACGCCTTTTTTCAGGTATTCATCATCTATGGAAACTTTTTCAAGTGCTACAAGGCTTTCTTTACGTGCTGTTTCAGCGAGGGCTACGATCTGGTCGATCATGATTTTAGGGTCTTCGGATTTTGCAAAGAAACCCTTTAAAGCGATTTTAAACGCTTTAAGTACTACGCTCATGGGAAACATGATAAAGCAGGAGGCAAATGTTCCCCCGAAAACAACGACGATTGATGGTGGGTCTATAAAACCGGCAGCGTTACCACCCATGACAATGGTTGCCACGATTAGACCGAAACCGCCTACAATTCCTATTAAAGTTGCAATATCCATACTTGCTCTATTTCTTTAATGCGGGAGAGCCCACTTTTATTTCGTTGTTTTCATAGTAGAAATAAACATTTTCCAGAGGTTCATTTACCTGCATGTAAGCGGGACCGATACTGATCTCCACTCCTGATTTTACAATGCCCTGAACCATAATTCTACAACTTTCCAGCTTTTCTGCCTGCTGGATTTTGCTCCACAGCTGCTTTTTTTTGTTTTTCAAAAAGCGAATTTTCATTTCGCATTTTTCAATTTTTCCTGTGAATTCAGCAGTTGTCGAGGCTCCATTACTCATGATTTTCTGCAGGTCTTTCACTTCACTTTCCAATACAGAAATCTGAGTAGAAATTTTGTCGATCTGGAGAAGCAGCAACGGGTTGTAGCCCACTATAATTTGTGAAGCAGCACTTAGGCCGCCACCTAACTGTTCTCCAATGAAAACTATTTGGTCGCTGTAACATCTGCCGCCGGCAAAACGTCCTTTGGCCGCGAATTTGCCTTCGCAATACACTGTAGTATGCATGCAGTTTTTATCAATGATAATATTTCCGCTGCTTACAAGTGTTGCATTCTCGCAGAAGGTTGTGCGTAGTGTTTCTTTTGATTCGACCAGCCCTTTAGTGTTGCCTTTTATCCCCCCATCACATTTGAGGAATCCTGCAGCATGCACATTGGCCTGTTCAATCACGCCTTTGACATTGATGTTGTTGGCTTTTACATCCAAACCGGATTTGATCGAACCGTGAACAACCATATCGCCGACAAAAAATATGTTCCCGGTGGAAAGGCTTACATCACCGCGTACGTTGAGCAATTCCTTTACAGTAATCAAGCCTTCTTCATTGTAAAAGACATAACCGTTACGGGTGGCAATCAGCTGGTCGGTGTTTTCGGGATTGATCTTGGTGTTTGGGCCGCGCGGGAATTTCTTTTCCGGGTAATGACGTTGTCCCAGAGGGCATTTCCCGTCTTCGCCGGGCTCTTCCCATTGGGCAAGAACCTGACCGACAATAACGCTCTGCACGTAGCCCATATTATAATAATCTACGCTGCCGTCGTTTTTTTCTACCGGTTTCAGGTCTGTGTAATCGAAATCTGGATCAAAATAGTGCTTGAGGCAGGGCATGCAGGAAGCTCCGGTAAATGCGGGAACGGTTAGGGAATTTCCCTTTCGTCTTCAATGATAGTAAAAAAGGAAATCAGTCTTACAAGTTCAAGGGTTTTGCAGATCTGTTCACTGGGGCGCAGAAGATACATATTCTTGTTGTTGCTTTTAAGTCTTGAATTCAGCGAAACAAGGAAGCCTATCCCTGAACTGTCAAGAAAGCGTGCTTCAGAAAGGTCGGCAATAATAGCTTCAACTTCAGAAGACTCACTTTGCCGTTCAACCTGTTCCTTGAATTCATAGATGGTTTCAATAGTGACCTCTTTTCCACATTTTAAGGTCAAAATACCATCTTGGATTTTTATTACTTCTTCCGCCATTGATCTTCCTTTAATTTGCGGGTCAGCTTTATTATGTTTTTACCGTTTTTTTTAATTAATTCAAAGGAGTCCATTAGCTCAGACATGATGAACATTCCCCTGCCGCCCACTGCTTCGGGGGAGGGCATGGAAAAATCGATCGACTTTGAACAGAGTCCTTTGCCCCAGTCTGCAATCTCAAAGATGATATACTCACCGGGATGTACTTTGATGGTTAGCTCAAGCTTGTTGCATTCTTCGATTTTGTCATAGGCGTGCCGGGCCACATTGGAGCAACCTTCTGTCAGGACAAGATCCATGTCGTGGAGAAGGTTTTCATCCGCAACAAAATCCTTAAGAATGATAATTGCCTTGCGGGCTACTTCCCTGCTTTCTTCAGGGGTCGGAATTGCTTCCAGCACAAAGCGATGCATGAATGCTCCATGTTTATTATCAGACATATATATTTGTTTTGTCTGACGTTACAACTTCTGGATGTCACAATTAATAAATTTTAATATACCTAATCCTCTCTTTTTCGCAAAGGAAGTCAAGGTAAAACCTGAAAATTTAGATAAAATCCTCAGAATCCAGAATAATAGTGACCGGGCCCCAGTTGACGAAATCAACATTCATCATAGCTCCGAACTGTCCGGTGGCAACTTTTGCAGGAGCCTTCCGGGCAACATCCGCAACCAGACGGTCAAAAAGATCACTTGCAAGCTGTGGAGCGGCAGCTCCGGTAAATGAAGGCCTGCGTCCTTTTTTGCAGGATGCGTAAAGGGTGAACTGGGAAACCAGAAGAACGTCGCCCTTAATATCCTCAAGGGAAAGATTCATGCGGCCTTCTTCGTCTTCAAATATCCTAAGGCCGAGCATCTTATCGATCAGCGTTTTCCAGACCTTGGATTCAGGCAGTTGTTCCGTGTCATCATTGCCGAATCCGGCCAGCACCATGATGCCGGGCCCGATTTCACCCACGGTTTTACCTTCTACTTCGACTTTTCCGCCGCTTGTTCTTTGAATGACCAGTTTCATTCTAGTCCTCAAAGTATGTTGCTACGGAACTTTCCTTTTCGGAGACTGAAGCAAAGACCATGCGCACATGTTCGCTCTCAACACGCTTTTTCATTTCTTCATATATATAACGGGCAATGTTTTCGGAAGAAGGATTGCGGTGCTCAAAATACTCCAGGCTGTTCAGGTGCTTGTGGTCCAGAGTGTCCAGCACTTCATTGAGTTCTTTTTTCAGCTCTTTGAAATCCATGAGAATTTCAACTTTCTGGTCAAGACGGTCTCCTTCAATTTCCACCTCAACACCGAAGTTGTGGCCGTGCATGTTTTCGCACTTTCCGCCGTAGTTACGGAGTTGGTGTGCTGAGCTGAAGTCCTTCTTTACCTTGAGTTTCCACTTACCTTTAGACATATATCTATTCTCCATGAATATTATTTATTGAATTAATGTGTTTTTTCCGTTTCCGTTTTTGCGCCACTGGTTGAATTCTTTCCAGAAATCTCCGTTGGGCTTGATGTTGTATCCGTGACCGAGGCGCAAGGTGCAGATGGAATCGGCTAAAAACATCTGCAATGTTACCGGTGCTGAGCCGGGATATCCGGCCAGAATCGCCTTAAGTTCGGCGATACCTTCGTCAGAGCACAGTGAATGGTGTACGGAAAGCGGTACTGCTTCGCTGCAGCCGGCCTGCGCATTCTCCAGCGGTGAAATTTCATCGCACATGACTTTGGATTCCGCCGGTGCTTCTTC contains:
- a CDS encoding CHASE4 domain-containing protein, whose product is MRIGLKAKSYLIVSLICLLVLAGSVLLVYKLNSRAISKVEKVLVEENLSRAEFAVNENSQALKSLCRDWAWWDNTYSFLKKFNEQYVISNLTPEVLVNLDLDLIMFFDDEGRYYFSHSAEGTDALELCFTTEGCQGNDIIRKCGSEGLTGLVRIDHRLMQISVQKILKSDLEGAPAGVMIMGRYFGDRHLEKLGNALQMDLFFKELKDVSDEDVFFDPPVSGEDKIKGYTVLRDVFGEPLVLLGLGMNRDAYEVGSSMFKVFLIFMCSALLLLGIAATFVLNRYFISRVKRVQEQLRGEYFIGPEQRILRLSGNDELSDLSESINDILVLLQEEKAKAETASRVKTEFLANMSHEIRTPMHSILGMVELLKETNVDEEQREFLNIAGAAGENLLEIINDVLEISKIEAGHLQIERHEFLLREVVERVVAVFAVDAARKGLKVVCHIDEDVPENVIGDATRLRQVLNNLISNAVKFTSEGTIVVSVYWDSGKLIFAVKDDGIGIPSDKINYIFESFTQADSSTSRKYGGTGLGLPISRKLIGMMGGEIFVCSSVGEGTTFRFYVNLGSVSVSAID
- a CDS encoding glycosyltransferase, which gives rise to MSTNYEAEAIRNGTVLTDIRITSDGRTKHMWGKYGQRREEELAAQLDDSKIPLLVGSGIGVTAQELLKHNTRPLIILDCETEILAASGLKEELRKNPRVIWINTTSPQNAAAHIRELASTSGKEIQLLKNPFYLRLSPFYSQTEKLLIEQEGKAVEFPVWPKFLNEKPRILLLTSQYFLMGEIVAACQRQGVPHMFINMDAKEMELEQFVARVSSAINTFRPDFVLTVNHLGVDQEGVLNTLLHKFQLPLASWFVDNPLLTLPLYQTQATENTTIFTWDADRMDSLREMGFNKIFHLPLGTDQTRFLPSKGCTESKWARDITFVGNSMVHKTAKRMEVARISGLLAEKYQEVAHAFGESNEHSVVNFLENKYPELIPEYEALVIPHRKLAFETLVIWQATLEYRLSCVKQTLDFNPMIVGDDGWKQLLANESTWEYHSELSYYEDLPRFYPCSKINFNCTSQQMKGAVNQRVFDVPACNGFILTDHRYQMERLFEPGKEIAVYNSLEEIPQLIDKYLNDETARKDIVKAARKRILAEHTYDCRIKTLIDCMRQAYC
- a CDS encoding OmpA family protein is translated as MAKVVIIKPKNNDPPPEEGLPPWMATFADMVTLLLCFFVLLLSFANNDLDKFKELLGSIKDAFGVQMERKEEDNLALTPSDLKRKEVKMDSNDKRLLGLVLRIKALLDEEDATRKSSGVKADQDGVLVNTDSASLFEPGSATLKPEAHKVLDKVISILKDHNYNLVVRGHTDNTEIHSKKFPTNWELSSARAASALRYIVEQGGIAPKRLKAVGYADTQPLVKNDSPANMRKNRRLEFFYHKPARDSW
- a CDS encoding MotA/TolQ/ExbB proton channel family protein — its product is MDIATLIGIVGGFGLIVATIVMGGNAAGFIDPPSIVVVFGGTFASCFIMFPMSVVLKAFKIALKGFFAKSEDPKIMIDQIVALAETARKESLVALEKVSIDDEYLKKGVILVADGTDGDLVRAIMEFEIDAMKKRHFQGQAVMKGMGAMAPAFGMIGTLIGLVQMLSNLSDPDAIGPAMAVALLTTLYGSVLANVIFLPLAKKLEERSIEEASYMEIMVEGVVSIQKGEHPSIVKEKLQAFLAPTLRDASA
- a CDS encoding FapA family protein produces the protein MPCLKHYFDPDFDYTDLKPVEKNDGSVDYYNMGYVQSVIVGQVLAQWEEPGEDGKCPLGQRHYPEKKFPRGPNTKINPENTDQLIATRNGYVFYNEEGLITVKELLNVRGDVSLSTGNIFFVGDMVVHGSIKSGLDVKANNINVKGVIEQANVHAAGFLKCDGGIKGNTKGLVESKETLRTTFCENATLVSSGNIIIDKNCMHTTVYCEGKFAAKGRFAGGRCYSDQIVFIGEQLGGGLSAASQIIVGYNPLLLLQIDKISTQISVLESEVKDLQKIMSNGASTTAEFTGKIEKCEMKIRFLKNKKKQLWSKIQQAEKLESCRIMVQGIVKSGVEISIGPAYMQVNEPLENVYFYYENNEIKVGSPALKK
- a CDS encoding STAS domain-containing protein, whose protein sequence is MAEEVIKIQDGILTLKCGKEVTIETIYEFKEQVERQSESSEVEAIIADLSEARFLDSSGIGFLVSLNSRLKSNNKNMYLLRPSEQICKTLELVRLISFFTIIEDEREIP
- a CDS encoding ATP-binding protein, whose protein sequence is MSDNKHGAFMHRFVLEAIPTPEESREVARKAIIILKDFVADENLLHDMDLVLTEGCSNVARHAYDKIEECNKLELTIKVHPGEYIIFEIADWGKGLCSKSIDFSMPSPEAVGGRGMFIMSELMDSFELIKKNGKNIIKLTRKLKEDQWRKK
- the dtd gene encoding D-aminoacyl-tRNA deacylase, which encodes MKLVIQRTSGGKVEVEGKTVGEIGPGIMVLAGFGNDDTEQLPESKVWKTLIDKMLGLRIFEDEEGRMNLSLEDIKGDVLLVSQFTLYASCKKGRRPSFTGAAAPQLASDLFDRLVADVARKAPAKVATGQFGAMMNVDFVNWGPVTIILDSEDFI
- the queD gene encoding 6-carboxytetrahydropterin synthase QueD, with protein sequence MSKGKWKLKVKKDFSSAHQLRNYGGKCENMHGHNFGVEVEIEGDRLDQKVEILMDFKELKKELNEVLDTLDHKHLNSLEYFEHRNPSSENIARYIYEEMKKRVESEHVRMVFASVSEKESSVATYFED